One part of the Oncorhynchus clarkii lewisi isolate Uvic-CL-2024 chromosome 7, UVic_Ocla_1.0, whole genome shotgun sequence genome encodes these proteins:
- the LOC139414195 gene encoding cytochrome c oxidase subunit 6C-1, which yields MSLAKPAMRGLLGKRLRFHLPIAFALSVVAAAAFKYGVTEPRKQAYADFYKHYDATKEFNNMREAGIFESVRPTGE from the exons ATGTCTCTGGCTAAGCCTGCAATGCGAGGACTCCTCGGGAAGCGTCTGAGGTTCCACCTGCCCATCGCCTTCGCCCTATCAGTGGTGGCTGCAGCAGCTTTCAAG TACGGCGTAACAGAACCAAGGAAACAGGCCTATGCTGATTTCTACAAACATTATGATGCCACAAAGGAGTTCAACAACATGAGGGAAGCTGGTATTTTTGAAAGTGTCAGGCCAACTGGTGAATAA